In Tripterygium wilfordii isolate XIE 37 chromosome 17, ASM1340144v1, whole genome shotgun sequence, the genomic window GGGCTACTTTGGGTTACCAGATCCATGGGCTCTATATCATTTTTCGttatttcattatttatatTTGATATTGAATCGAGTCGATTTGTGTGGCCTTTGATTGGAGCAGGGACCCGCGGGTTATAACGGGCCTTGACATATAGAGCGGGAATGGAGCACACCCATGGTAGTGCGGGCGCGGGGATGGGGCAGTCATGATCCGTCCCCACCCAATTTTCATCTTTACAAATCTCTCGATCCAAATATAAGCTTAAGTCCTAATGTGCATGAATTTTGCAGTATTTCCTCTTCAAAAAGTTTcttttacgttttttttttgttttcaagttattttattttttcatattaaaaaaaagaagcataccaaacatttttcttttttctaattgAATCTAACTTTTATTTTCAAGCCATTCCATTTGAGTaaattaggaagaaaaaaaaagagtcttttaagTTCTTGTAATTTGAAGAATTGAAGAGTCTTCCTCCTTCATTtacgtgtaaaaagctccttCACAAAATGACTGTCTCCAACGGCCAACAACCTACAACCAGTCTTCGCTCTCTCGCAAGCCCTAACATGTTCtgcttttctcttctcttcctcttcggCCTCACTCCCGCCAATGCAACCCCCCACTCCCTCTAATACCTCCTTCTCTTCCCATTTTACCCCAAAATTTCTCCCCAAATTACACCACCAAACCTTCCGTCTCAAACCCTCCAACAAGTTCAACTTCAAGCCGCTCTCTTCTATCAACCCAAACCCTAGTCGTCCTCCTAAAACCTCGAACATAATCTCCATTCTCCGATCCATCCCCGACTGGGCCGACCGTATCCAGGAGCAGGGCTTGAAGCGGCGCCGGGTGCTTTACAACCACGAGAAATGGGTCTTACACCGGAGCTCCCTCCGCCACATCCGCCATCTCCTCTCCAGCCTTCAATCGCGCGTTATTCTGTCACTGATACCGCCCGTGATTGCATTCACTTCCGTAGCCGTGGCCGTTTCTGGCTACAACACTGCAATTGACATGCACTTGCTGCCAGGGTTTTTGCCGGTATTGAGGGCGTCGACGCTGCCATACCAGCTGACGGCGCCGGCCTTGGCCCTGCTTTTGGTGTTTCGGACGGAGGCTTCCTACTCCAGGTACGAGGAGGGGAGGAAGGCTTGGATGAGAGTGATTGCTGGAACTGATGATTTCGCGAGGCAGGTCATTTCTGGGGTTAAGAGTTCCAGCGATGCTGCTTTGAAGAATGCGCTTTTGCAGTACATTATGGCGTTTCCGGTGGCTCTCAAGGTAAGTTCTTGATCCTTGGTCATAATCATTGTCAAATTTATTCCCAGTTACTGTGAATTTGGGCTGATGAATAAACTATGGTTAGGACTTAGGAGACTCAATTTACTGATTTTAGACTTTCTAAATGCAGTGTCATGTGATTTATGGATCAGATATTGGCAGAGACCTGCAGAGCTTGCTTGAAGGGGATGATCTAGCTGTAGTACTCAATTCAAAGCATAGGCCTCGGTGTATTATTGAGTTCATCTCTCAGAGTATTAACTTGTTGAACTTGGAGGAGGCTAAGAGGAATATGTTGGTACTTATCTTTCTGTTGGATCTATCATATACTCCCTACTTCTTTTGTACTTGATGTCTGCAAAGTGTTTTACCTTCATTGGTTGGTGTTAACGTGGTCGTATAGACAATCTGTAATTTTTTTCGACGGCCATCTTGGGGTTGGGGTATGAGAATCTCAAATCAAAATCTGTGAAAGTTGTGTTGAATAAGTTATGGATACTATATCTCCACTTCAAATCTTTAAATTCTTTTGGAGGGCAATCTTGCTGTTTAAGAATCTAAATTTTTATATATGGGGCTGTGAAAGTTAAATAACTGATGAATAATATATATCTACTTCAACTGTTGTTGTTCTAGTCAATGTTAtgttaatttcctttttttgtaatatataaTATAGGAGGCAAATATTTCTTGTTTCCACGAAGGAGTTGGCGTCTGTGAACAGCTGATGGGAATTCCAATCCCTCTCTCGTACACTCGCTTGACATCGAGGTTTCTGGTCTTCTGGCATTTCACTCTTCCTATCATACTTTGGGATGATTGCCACTGGATCGTGGTTCCTGCTACTTTCATCAGTGCTGCTTCCTTGTTCTGCATAGAAGAAGTATGTTTCTCTTTTTTGCCATGAAATGTTAGAATAATTTTTCTTATGCTTCCCTTGAGTCCTTTATTTGGTAATAAATGCTAGAATATAGACAAGTACACAATCTAGATTACCTGCATAACATTGAAACGTAAATATCCACTAAAATGTCAAAGTCCGGTCTTTGTGCAGCAAGTCAGTCTGTTGTCTGTCATACATGACAAACTCTGATCTTATGTGATCTCTCAAGCAAGACGATTTCTTTCATAATTATTTAAGGATTTTGTTTGATTAATCCGAGTATTCTTCATATCCTAATGTGACTGCTGGGCAAGGACAAATTGAGACAATGGAACCGTGATGATTGGTGAGATATGAGGGAAAAGTAGTTAGCTGAgcaaacttgaaaggctctttTAGCGCCAATGACCCAAGCTGACTAGAaaccttttgtttcttattctgttttggagaagaagaaaatcataaatttgaACCCTAAGCCATTACAATTTCTGTCCAGTCATCTGTGTTTCTTAAGCCATTAGCAAGCTAATTTCTTTCCTGTCATCTGTGTTTCTATTGATTTCTACTTTTAATACTTCCTGAGACATGCGGCTGGGTTGTGAAATTTCATGTTATGGAAACTATACTACCCCTTCCCGTCATTGGACTCATATTGTGGCCGTCTGATGGTAACTATTTTAGTCGGCTGTCCCCGACATCCGGAATTTGATTTAGAAGACTCTCCCTTTCTTTTTGcctttctttttcattaagAATTCCTTAGAAAATTCCACCTCTAGAAAGCGCCTACAGCTAATGGCTTAGGAAGCTGCCACTAAGTATCCCACTCTTACATTGAGTAGACAAGACGAATAAGGTAGCCATTCCTTCATGATGCTAAATGAACTCGACATGGATTCTTTAAAGTTAGCATATCGCATGTTAAAATCCCCGAGATACCCAATCTGCCTCTTTTCATGCATATGTAGAATCTATTACGGCAAACATCGGTATTAATTTTGATAATTGATTTTTTGCAGGTTGGTGTTCTCATCGAGGAACCATTTCCTATGCTAGCTCTTGATGAGCTTTGCAATTTTGCACATAAAAACATCCAGGAAGCTATTGCATCTGAGCAAGTTATTCAAACACGTCTTATGGCCAAAAGAAAGAAGCATTCATTTGAGTGCTCACAGAAAGGTTGGCCTAAATCCTAAGCAAAGAGAAAATTTCATTTTTCGCAAACTCGATAACCAGAAACTGGGCCTGAAAAAGCTGGAGTTTTGCGGTGGGGACATTGCCTTTGTAGTATGCATACTGCCTTATTTCGTCAGCACCGCAGAGTTGTTGTAAGTCGTAACTGAGCTCTGGGTTGAGCCATGTAGATAGGAAGCATTAGGTACAAACTTCATCTGTTGTATAGAAATTATAAGTATAATCCTGATAGCATGTCTTTCACGTAcaatctctccttttttttactCTCTTTTGAATAAGGGGTTTATGGAATTGCCCGGTAGATGAACATAAAGAAACATTTCTCATGTTCAGTTTCTTTCACAATGATATGCTGCCAGTTCATTCATGGACCAAACTCAAATTTAGTTCATTCAATGATAGGCCTTGGGCCTATCAGCCATCACGTCTGTAAGGCATGCGGCAAGGCTTTGGGCTTGTCATAGAGCTTCCTTGGCCACGAGCGGATGTTGAGTAGACTGTTGCTCGGGCCGTGGGCCTTTGGGTTTTCGTAGAAGTCGTGGGTTTGTAGACAAACTGTATAGACCATGGTCTATGTTGAGTAGACTGTTGCCCAAGCCGTGGGTTTGTTGGTTTTCATAGGGCCTGTAGACCAATTGTATAGGCCATGGGCCTGTGCTGAAAATGTTGTCGCCCAGGTTGTGGGCCTGTTTTGAGAATACTGTTGCCTAGACTGCGGGCCTGTTGGATTTTCATCGAGGTTGTGGACCTACAGATTGATCGTATAGACCATGGGCCTGTGTCTCGTGTGTTTGGGGCTGGACTGATTTTTGCACATACACTACTCCAACTCCAAGGTAAAGATTTTCTTTTCTCACTCTTATCATTCATTCAGACAGATAGAGTGAGAAAGAAGGCGTAATAGGTAAGTTGACTTATTATAAACCCCCACTAAAAAGAGGGATAGCTGGTATAAGCTCACATGCAGCAGCTAATCATtttctgaaaagtgaaaaagtcAATAGTGGAAGAGAACATGTATACCTACCCATCCACCAACTGCACCAGCTAATCATCAGCTTTGATTTTGAAGGGAGGGAAATTCATGCACACAATCACCATGCTCAAGGACAATACATATTTGAACggtaagagcaattgcaatggtattattttgtctggaccaataaatatgtatggggttttgtattttgttgatgtagttgtattgggagatgtgttttgctgacgtggctgtattgggagatgtgttttgctgtagttttattgtggacaatatggagggaatgagaatttgttggcctccatgttgggtgggaaggaaaaatgtataggaatttatgttttgttgatgtggttatattgagagatgtgttttgttgatgtggttgtattgagagacgtgttttgcttgactttttatgtaatagaggtgagacccaatattgatttttactgacccaacaaaatgggaccattgcaattgctctaagaCACCCATCTATTCCACCAGTAGAATATAGATAACTTGCAGGCAAGTTCTAATCTTACTCGTTTATcaaacaaaatcatcaaaaaaaaaaaaaaaaaaacattcacaaTGAAGCAATTCCCAGCTTTGTGATTCCCTCCCCATAGGGACACAGGCACCAAACAACTCCATTTTCCAGTTCATATGTTTATTTATAGCCATAGCATGCAAACCCGGAAACTCGTTTTTAGAGGCTGTACCCACAACAAAGATCAAAACTAAAACTTGGGATGTATTCTCCAAAAGTGAACAAATTAATAATTGCCTAAGTTCCCAACCCAGGAAAAATACTCTTCCAAACCCCAGCCAAGTGAGACAAATTAACCGTACCAGAGCACGAATTCCCCCGGCATGGTCCTCCAGTTTCTGTTGCAAGGAATAAAAGCAAATAATAGCTAGTCAAATATGTGATGCAAGCTTTATAGGATCTCCCCAAAATGATGCACTTAATTCAATCACTAACACCTTGGAAAATACTATAGTTTCTCTATTTACAATGAAAAGTTTCATTCCATTTAACAAAAGCTATTCAACGATCCCAGCTAATAGATTTAACGTGCCAATCACAAGGTCAATGGCATGAAACATTCATAATCTTATTGCTATGCAGAGGCCTTCAAATGTGCAGGTTCAACATAATCAGTTGCGAGAACCTGGCCATATTGACCTTTTTGATCTTCTCCCTCATCAAAGTAGTCCTCTCTAGCATTATCAGCCAACATGAGCGCAACTAACCAAAAGAGTGCTGaatcaagagaaagaaaagcGCCACCACCAAGGAGACCAGTCTTCGCGGTAGCACAATCTGTATTGAGATTATGATGAACATTGTGAGATAAGTGAAGTTGTTCTGTAATTGTTGGCCACAAGAGCAGTGCTGCAGCTAATCCACTTGTTAACCTATGAACACACGTCACAATGCAAAATCATTAAAAGGAAGATGGTTAGTACATCATCATCTTGATCAAAGTCAAATACCACAAATTCATAAGCTTGCAGACTAAAAGAGTACATAAGTTAACATCAGGAAACAAGGGAGGGTAGAGTAATTATACTTACAATGCTATGATGAAGAACACAGCAAAGCTTGTGCTTTGGAATAGAGCAGACTGTGGGACAGACTTTCCTTTGTATGGGTAAACAAGAGACATCCACCCGGACACAGTAGTTGCTATGAGAAATGCAAATGATAAGTATCCCAAGGCAACTGTAGGATCGGAAGGGTACTTGCAAATCACAACATCTTTTCCAGGGATTGGTGTCCCTGCAGTCGGCTGTACAAAAATACAAGGACAAAAAAGATTTAAAAGTGAAAAAACTCAGTCAAATAAAACAAGATGATGAAACAAGGGAGAATACGGCAATTCAATTCATCTCAAAAAAATCGTAGTACCACATGATCCACAAATTCTAATTAGAATACAAACAGTAAATAGCATACCCTTGTCAAACATCATTGATTATGGATGATTCAAATTCAATTGCAAAAGCTCTGAACTTTAACAATGAGAGACAACCCCCGTAATGCAACACACATCATCACATTGAACAAAGTTACAGATTTCATTTCTCTTTCTACTATGAGACAGGAAATAATGACTCGAAAATCAAGATGGAGAACACAACATCTACCTTCTTATTTTCAGCGATAATCCCAAAAATAAATGACAGAACCCCAAGAGTTGCCACTATAAGTGACATCTGCTTCACCGAGACAGCCATTAGCACTCCCCCTGCATAAATTCAAGGATGACCACAAAAAACATAAACCTTCCATGGATATTGTTCAAATCAACACAAAATGAAATACATGAATtctttttataaaaaagaaaagcaacagCGTGCTTCAATTGAACCAACAAAAGATACATATATCTAAACGGACTGTAGAAGTAATCACAAAACACAGAGATCAGGAACTAAGACTGTTTCCTCTAAGAAAACATAACGTTTTATTCTAAAGATGAAATCGAAAGCAGAAACAAGCACCTACAATCACAATTAGGGTTAGAAAGTGTAGGCGCAGTACCTGGAGACGAAgaactcaaaagtcaaaattcAACTGATTGATCGCTCTGCTTCGGAGTTCGGAGTGTCTGGTAGGAATGGCTTTGGGAGTTTTTATCTTTTTAAGAGATTTTTGGTCATGTGATTTTACTAATATACCCATACATATAAAAAACGTTGATTAGGAAACtaactttaattaattaacaaactTTGATTAACAAGAAGTGACCTTTACGGCAATCATTGGAGTGTTTCATGACTACAAGTTAAATCTGTcaagaaaattatttttaatacctGTTTTTATGGAGTTTTCTAATTTAATCCAGCCAATCACTTGTTTTTTACTCCCAATGAACtctctagtgtttggactttggatcaGTTGATTGTCTTCAAATATATATTcctctttttttgggtttttataaATTCTTGTGTGGAGGCCGGCCTCCAGCTAAGGTATATTGTGGGATTTGGGTATGATCTCACCTCCTAAACCCTAATTTACGcccaaattgcacaatatcTTGGCTAAAACCTGGCTCCACATCTTGAATTTTTGAAGCATCCTACTTTCTCTAAACATTTTATTAAATCAGCTCGTCGTCTAATTTGAGTTCCACAATTAAAAGGAATAATTTTCAATAAACTTTTTTAAATCATGCATATACTAGTATTGAGAATAGGATTgatgtttggtaattaaacaCTAATTGCAAGGGCGGGTTTTGGGACTATTATTCGTGAAGctcttaaaaagaaaaggaaaaaaaatgagttTCCCAAGAAGctcttaaaaagaaaagaaaaaaaatttgaaaatgaggCGTACACGAAGTAACTCCGCAGTTTCTAACCATTAACAATCCGTTTTTTCGGAGGTTAACATACCGTAGTAACTCTGCAGTTAAATGTGCTTATGCGAGAGCACTATTGAGATGAATTGCCTCCTGAAAAGGCAAAGCAATGCCGTCTGATGTATCCACCGGAACCGGATAACCCAAAACGAAtagtattgttgatgtgt contains:
- the LOC119982173 gene encoding UPF0187 protein At3g61320, chloroplastic-like, whose protein sequence is MQPPTPSNTSFSSHFTPKFLPKLHHQTFRLKPSNKFNFKPLSSINPNPSRPPKTSNIISILRSIPDWADRIQEQGLKRRRVLYNHEKWVLHRSSLRHIRHLLSSLQSRVILSLIPPVIAFTSVAVAVSGYNTAIDMHLLPGFLPVLRASTLPYQLTAPALALLLVFRTEASYSRYEEGRKAWMRVIAGTDDFARQVISGVKSSSDAALKNALLQYIMAFPVALKCHVIYGSDIGRDLQSLLEGDDLAVVLNSKHRPRCIIEFISQSINLLNLEEAKRNMLEANISCFHEGVGVCEQLMGIPIPLSYTRLTSRFLVFWHFTLPIILWDDCHWIVVPATFISAASLFCIEEVGVLIEEPFPMLALDELCNFAHKNIQEAIASEQVIQTRLMAKRKKHSFECSQKGWPKS
- the LOC119982776 gene encoding uncharacterized protein LOC119982776 — its product is MAVSVKQMSLIVATLGVLSFIFGIIAENKKPTAGTPIPGKDVVICKYPSDPTVALGYLSFAFLIATTVSGWMSLVYPYKGKSVPQSALFQSTSFAVFFIIALLTSGLAAALLLWPTITEQLHLSHNVHHNLNTDCATAKTGLLGGGAFLSLDSALFWLVALMLADNAREDYFDEGEDQKGQYGQVLATDYVEPAHLKASA